One part of the Aestuariirhabdus litorea genome encodes these proteins:
- the pyrE gene encoding orotate phosphoribosyltransferase, giving the protein MQDYQRDFIRFAIEQQVLRFGEFTLKSGRVSPYFFNAGLFNSGAALARLGRYYASALEQSGVEYDVIFGPAYKGIPLAAATAVALADQHDKDLPYSFNRKEAKDHGEGGTLVGAELKGRILIVDDVITAGTAVREVMQIIADHEATPAAVLIALDRQERGQGELSAIQEVERDYGIPVISIVNLGQVLSYIQDDPALAQYADAIERYRERYGID; this is encoded by the coding sequence ATGCAGGATTACCAGCGCGATTTCATTCGCTTCGCGATCGAGCAGCAGGTGCTCCGGTTCGGCGAATTCACCCTTAAGTCCGGTCGTGTCAGCCCCTACTTTTTTAATGCAGGCCTGTTCAACAGCGGCGCCGCACTGGCCCGTCTCGGCCGCTATTACGCCAGCGCACTGGAGCAGTCCGGCGTCGAATACGATGTGATCTTTGGTCCCGCTTACAAGGGCATTCCCCTGGCTGCCGCCACTGCCGTTGCGCTGGCCGACCAGCACGACAAGGACCTGCCCTATAGCTTCAACCGCAAGGAGGCCAAGGACCACGGCGAAGGGGGCACCCTGGTGGGGGCTGAACTCAAGGGTCGTATCCTGATTGTGGACGATGTGATTACCGCCGGTACCGCCGTGCGCGAGGTGATGCAGATCATCGCCGACCACGAGGCGACCCCGGCGGCAGTACTGATTGCTCTCGACCGACAGGAGCGGGGGCAGGGTGAGCTGTCGGCCATTCAGGAGGTGGAGCGCGATTACGGTATCCCCGTGATCAGCATCGTCAACCTGGGCCAGGTGCTCAGTTATATCCAGGACGACCCGGCACTGGCCCAATACGCGGACGCGATCGAGCGCTACCGCGAACGCTACGGTATCGACTGA